One stretch of Williamwhitmania taraxaci DNA includes these proteins:
- the aroB gene encoding 3-dehydroquinate synthase yields the protein MKTIEVKGEKSNSSIFIGESLLKLLNYTPVENVFIVTDSNVEQLYQSHFPKFPVFVLKPGEAQKNLSNAEAIYQWLLDNGADRSSFIVGIGGGVVCDMAGFIASTYMRGVRFGFVSSTLLSQVDASIGGKNGLDLDNYKNVIGTFNQPEFVICDTALLVTLPITELRCGLAEVVKHTLISDRKMFEFLEQNYSRALSLEKEVIDLLVEHSVETKAGIVNRDEKEKGERRKLNLGHTWGHAIEKITGIPHGEAVSIGIAFTAWLSEKRGLLSSTERDRIIALLHLLGLPTSSDVSREAAMEALLHDKKKEGTKMHFVLMEGIGNVTVEAISIEELKRSILE from the coding sequence ATGAAAACAATTGAGGTAAAAGGAGAAAAGTCAAACTCATCTATTTTTATAGGGGAGAGTCTATTAAAACTTCTCAATTACACTCCAGTTGAGAACGTATTTATTGTAACCGATTCCAATGTTGAGCAACTATACCAGAGCCACTTTCCTAAATTTCCCGTTTTTGTATTAAAACCTGGAGAAGCCCAAAAAAATTTATCCAACGCGGAGGCCATATACCAGTGGCTTCTGGATAATGGGGCCGATCGCAGTTCCTTTATAGTGGGAATTGGTGGCGGAGTGGTGTGCGATATGGCCGGTTTTATCGCCTCCACCTACATGCGTGGTGTAAGATTTGGCTTTGTTTCTTCCACGCTTTTATCTCAGGTAGATGCCAGCATAGGAGGAAAAAACGGTCTCGATCTGGACAACTATAAAAATGTAATTGGAACATTCAACCAACCTGAGTTTGTAATCTGCGATACAGCCCTGCTTGTCACGCTTCCTATTACCGAACTGCGTTGTGGCCTTGCCGAGGTGGTTAAGCACACGCTTATTTCGGATAGGAAAATGTTTGAATTTCTAGAACAAAATTATAGCCGAGCATTATCGCTTGAAAAAGAAGTAATCGACTTACTCGTTGAGCATTCAGTTGAAACAAAAGCAGGCATTGTTAATCGTGACGAAAAAGAAAAAGGCGAACGTAGAAAGTTGAACCTGGGACATACGTGGGGACATGCCATTGAGAAAATCACAGGCATACCGCATGGCGAAGCGGTTAGCATTGGTATTGCATTCACTGCGTGGCTGTCGGAGAAGCGTGGATTGCTTTCCTCAACAGAACGTGATAGAATAATTGCACTGCTCCACCTCCTCGGTCTCCCTACCTCATCGGACGTTTCGCGTGAAGCAGCCATGGAGGCTTTGCTGCACGACAAGAAAAAAGAGGGCACAAAAATGCATTTTGTTCTCATGGAAGGTATCGGAAATGTTACTGTTGAAGCAATTTCGATAGAAGAACTCAAGAGGTCCATCCTCGAATAG
- a CDS encoding sigma-70 family RNA polymerase sigma factor: protein MRQLKIIKQVTNRETPSLDKYLHEIGKVDLLTTEEEVNLARRIKQGDAIALNRLIKANLRFVVSVSKQYQNQGLSLPDLINEGNLGLIKAAQRFDETRGFKFISYAVWWIRQSILQALAEQARIVRLPLNKIGSINKINKAFAELEQLYEREPTIEELADVLEIAPEDVKEAMKSSSRHISMDAPITYDDEGSMYDVLLNTDTPSPDKGLLNDSLRKEIERALSTLTERESTILRLYYGLSGTPAHNLEEIALELDLTRERVRQIKEKAIKRLKHVTRSKILKTYLG, encoded by the coding sequence ATGAGACAGCTTAAAATTATTAAGCAAGTTACTAACAGAGAAACTCCCTCGCTGGACAAATACCTGCATGAGATAGGCAAGGTTGATTTACTCACAACTGAGGAGGAAGTAAACCTAGCAAGGCGCATAAAGCAAGGTGATGCCATTGCGCTAAATCGACTCATCAAGGCAAATCTCCGCTTTGTAGTTTCAGTTTCCAAACAGTACCAAAATCAAGGTTTAAGTTTGCCCGACCTTATTAACGAAGGAAACCTAGGCCTTATAAAGGCAGCACAACGTTTTGACGAAACTCGTGGTTTTAAATTCATCTCTTATGCCGTATGGTGGATACGCCAATCGATCCTACAGGCATTGGCCGAACAAGCCAGAATTGTCAGGCTTCCCCTGAACAAGATTGGAAGCATAAACAAAATCAACAAGGCCTTTGCTGAACTAGAGCAACTTTACGAGCGCGAACCAACCATTGAAGAGCTAGCCGACGTACTCGAAATTGCTCCTGAAGATGTGAAAGAGGCAATGAAAAGTTCATCCAGGCACATTTCAATGGACGCTCCGATTACCTACGATGATGAGGGCAGCATGTATGACGTGTTACTCAATACCGATACTCCTAGCCCGGACAAAGGACTACTTAATGATTCCCTGCGCAAAGAAATTGAGCGCGCCCTTTCAACTCTTACCGAAAGAGAGTCGACAATACTACGACTCTATTATGGTTTAAGCGGAACGCCTGCACATAACTTGGAAGAGATTGCACTGGAATTGGACCTCACTCGCGAGCGTGTTCGCCAAATTAAGGAGAAAGCTATTAAGCGGCTTAAGCATGTCACCCGAAGTAAAATATTGAAAACATACCTTGGATAA
- the rho gene encoding transcription termination factor Rho — MYDILELNKKLLPELREIAKTLNIKRIESLKKQELIYRVLDAQAVLDVNIKDTKKKEEPVRRFEPNKEIRKVVVKKELTPRKEEEKIVLKTEPTPIVEAQKAEVEPEAAPVVEKKEIRRVVLPADRVPKENPRNLDINSRERKRFKRKDGPEARVWGENRPRVEDTSAIDLNADIIEESEVVELDEAPVALPTSATDIEQENQVPAAPAQRSLQEPRNLQPNVVRKQIPEKKFERFDFDGIINATGVLEIMPDGYGFLRSSDYNYLSSPDDVYVSQSQIKLFGLKTGDTVTGSIRPPREGEKYFPLIKVIEINGRDPEYIRDRVPFDYLTPLFPNEKFDITGKGNKDLSARIVDLFAPIGKGQRGLIVAQPKTGKTMLLKAIANAIAENHPEVYMIVLLIDERPEEVTDMARSVKAEVIASTFDEPADRHVRVANIVLEKAKRLVECGHDVVILLDSITRLARAYNTVQPASGKVLSGGVDANALQKPKRFFGAARNIENGGSLTILATALTETGSKMDEVIFEEFKGTGNMELQLDRKLSNKRVYPAVDITASSTRRDDLLTDKDVLRRIWILRNYLTDMNSVEAMEFLRDRLVKTQSNDEFLISMNSD; from the coding sequence ATGTATGATATTCTGGAGCTGAATAAGAAGCTTCTTCCCGAATTGCGGGAAATTGCCAAGACATTGAATATTAAGAGAATAGAGTCCCTTAAAAAGCAAGAACTTATTTACCGTGTGTTAGACGCTCAAGCCGTTCTTGACGTAAATATAAAGGATACAAAAAAGAAGGAAGAACCCGTTCGTAGGTTCGAACCCAACAAAGAAATTCGAAAAGTAGTAGTTAAGAAGGAACTTACTCCTCGGAAAGAAGAGGAAAAAATAGTTCTTAAAACGGAGCCTACTCCAATAGTTGAAGCCCAAAAGGCAGAAGTTGAACCGGAGGCCGCACCCGTAGTTGAAAAGAAAGAAATTAGAAGGGTAGTTTTACCTGCCGATAGAGTTCCCAAGGAAAACCCCAGAAATCTTGATATTAACTCACGCGAGCGTAAACGTTTCAAACGCAAGGACGGTCCTGAAGCAAGGGTTTGGGGCGAAAACAGACCAAGGGTTGAGGATACTAGCGCGATCGATCTCAACGCTGATATTATAGAAGAATCTGAGGTTGTGGAATTGGACGAGGCTCCAGTAGCTCTACCAACCTCTGCAACCGATATTGAGCAGGAAAATCAAGTGCCCGCAGCACCGGCACAACGCAGCCTGCAAGAACCTAGAAATCTCCAACCAAACGTAGTAAGAAAGCAGATCCCAGAAAAGAAGTTCGAACGCTTCGATTTTGATGGAATAATCAATGCAACAGGCGTTTTGGAGATAATGCCCGATGGATACGGTTTTTTGCGTTCTTCCGATTACAACTACCTTAGCTCACCCGACGACGTTTATGTTTCTCAATCCCAGATCAAACTCTTTGGGCTAAAAACAGGTGATACCGTTACCGGTAGCATACGTCCTCCACGCGAAGGTGAAAAATATTTCCCTTTAATTAAGGTTATCGAAATTAACGGACGCGATCCGGAATATATCCGCGACAGGGTTCCTTTTGATTACCTAACGCCCTTATTTCCAAACGAGAAGTTTGATATTACCGGAAAGGGCAATAAAGATTTATCGGCACGTATCGTCGACCTATTTGCTCCAATTGGAAAAGGACAGCGCGGCTTGATCGTTGCACAGCCAAAGACCGGTAAAACGATGTTGCTGAAAGCTATTGCCAATGCAATTGCCGAAAACCATCCTGAGGTTTACATGATTGTGCTGCTCATAGACGAACGCCCCGAAGAAGTTACCGATATGGCCCGCAGCGTTAAGGCTGAGGTTATCGCCTCTACTTTCGATGAGCCTGCCGACCGTCATGTTCGTGTGGCCAATATTGTGCTTGAAAAGGCAAAACGTTTGGTTGAGTGTGGTCACGATGTGGTTATCCTACTCGATTCTATTACCCGTTTAGCTCGTGCCTATAATACGGTTCAGCCTGCATCGGGTAAGGTTCTTTCGGGAGGTGTTGATGCTAATGCACTACAGAAACCAAAGCGTTTCTTTGGTGCTGCGCGAAATATCGAGAATGGTGGTTCTCTTACCATTTTGGCTACTGCTCTTACCGAAACCGGATCGAAGATGGACGAGGTTATTTTCGAAGAATTCAAGGGCACAGGCAACATGGAACTTCAACTCGATCGTAAGCTCTCCAACAAGCGAGTTTACCCCGCGGTTGATATTACTGCATCTAGCACACGTCGCGATGACCTTCTCACCGATAAGGATGTGCTCCGTAGGATTTGGATACTCCGCAACTATCTTACCGATATGAACTCGGTTGAGGCCATGGAGTTCTTGCGCGACAGGTTGGTTAAAACCCAATCGAATGATGAGTTCCTTATCTCCATGAACAGTGATTAA
- a CDS encoding chorismate mutase has translation MENKKFQGIIPPEKWIKDCSTPLIIAGPCSAETEEQVMQTAHQLKNTGVVQIFRAGIWKPRTQPNTFEGVGSVGLEWLQRVKRETGMSVATEVGSAKHVFEAIKYGVDLLWIGARTTSNPFAIQEIADALQGADIPVLVKNPLSPDLDLWIGAIERLHAVGLRKLGAIHRGFFSWEKTDLRNQPCWHIPLSMMRQFPDLPIICDPSHIAGKRELVPEIAQRAYDLRMHGLMVETHINPDNAWSDARQQLTPANFSEMIQSLVGTDSDEPYNHNLNDLRTEIDEIDEQLLGMVARRMRTVEKIAHLKEEEKLNVIQPKRWQDVLVNVKTKAESRGLRPTFAEGLFNAIHEESVLLQSNIIRSNQP, from the coding sequence ATGGAAAATAAGAAATTTCAAGGAATTATTCCTCCCGAAAAATGGATTAAAGACTGCAGCACACCTCTAATTATAGCAGGACCGTGCAGTGCTGAAACAGAAGAACAGGTAATGCAAACGGCTCATCAGCTCAAGAATACAGGAGTTGTGCAGATATTTCGTGCAGGTATTTGGAAACCGCGAACCCAGCCAAACACATTTGAAGGCGTAGGCAGCGTTGGCCTTGAATGGCTACAGCGAGTGAAGCGGGAAACCGGAATGTCTGTTGCCACAGAGGTTGGCTCAGCAAAACATGTTTTTGAGGCAATAAAGTATGGTGTCGATTTATTATGGATTGGGGCCCGCACTACCTCCAATCCATTTGCCATTCAAGAGATTGCCGATGCACTCCAAGGCGCCGACATTCCAGTTCTTGTAAAAAACCCGCTGAGCCCGGACCTCGATCTTTGGATTGGGGCTATTGAAAGGCTACATGCTGTTGGTCTTCGGAAGTTAGGAGCCATTCATCGTGGCTTTTTCAGTTGGGAGAAAACCGACCTTCGAAACCAACCTTGCTGGCACATCCCACTGTCCATGATGCGTCAATTTCCGGATCTTCCCATAATTTGTGATCCCAGCCATATTGCTGGTAAGCGCGAGTTGGTGCCCGAGATTGCCCAGCGCGCTTACGACCTGCGCATGCATGGGTTGATGGTAGAGACCCATATCAACCCAGATAATGCATGGAGCGATGCCCGCCAGCAGCTAACCCCAGCCAATTTTTCCGAGATGATTCAATCGTTAGTTGGTACAGACTCCGATGAGCCTTACAACCATAATCTCAACGACCTACGTACCGAGATTGACGAAATCGACGAACAGCTATTGGGAATGGTTGCCCGAAGAATGCGAACGGTAGAGAAAATTGCTCATCTCAAAGAGGAAGAGAAGTTGAATGTAATTCAACCAAAACGCTGGCAAGATGTTTTAGTGAATGTTAAGACTAAGGCCGAAAGTCGTGGCTTGCGTCCCACTTTTGCCGAAGGTCTTTTTAATGCTATCCACGAGGAGTCGGTGTTGCTTCAATCAAATATTATTCGGAGTAATCAACCGTAA
- a CDS encoding prephenate dehydrogenase, with protein sequence MKKETIAIIGTGLMGCSFAHGLNRHFNIIGVDSSKIALEQAFHHGFIHTCEDIETAVALATTIIVATPTNNASSIISSVLEMAGEKTTVLDLCSTKQNLCTALSSHPKRTQYVAAHPMAGAEKSGSQSASKELLYGKTIFVCEQHLSSDLALKSALQLFNVLNLIPQYLTSVEHDKLMAQVSHLPQVVAFGLAAALSQNSEQVIHAGSGFDSTTRLSGSSAAMWVPILFQNKENILELIEQINSSLIQIAHYIESEDEPALSGLILKANQVRSIFEQRNIKN encoded by the coding sequence ATGAAAAAAGAGACAATCGCCATTATAGGCACCGGATTGATGGGTTGCTCATTTGCCCATGGACTAAATCGACACTTTAATATAATCGGCGTTGATTCGTCCAAGATTGCTTTAGAACAGGCTTTTCACCATGGATTTATCCACACATGTGAGGATATTGAAACGGCCGTAGCCTTAGCCACTACGATTATTGTCGCCACGCCTACCAACAATGCATCCTCAATTATATCTTCCGTTTTGGAAATGGCAGGAGAAAAAACCACCGTATTGGATCTCTGCTCCACAAAGCAAAATCTATGCACAGCACTTTCGAGCCATCCCAAAAGAACGCAATATGTGGCGGCACATCCAATGGCCGGAGCGGAAAAGAGTGGCTCGCAGTCTGCTTCCAAGGAGCTACTTTACGGCAAAACCATCTTCGTTTGTGAGCAGCATCTTTCAAGTGATTTGGCATTAAAGTCGGCGCTCCAACTTTTTAATGTTCTAAACCTGATCCCGCAATACCTTACATCAGTGGAACATGATAAGTTGATGGCGCAAGTATCGCATCTGCCCCAGGTAGTAGCTTTCGGGCTGGCAGCCGCATTGAGTCAAAATAGCGAGCAAGTAATTCATGCCGGAAGCGGATTCGATTCTACCACTAGGCTCTCGGGCAGCAGTGCGGCAATGTGGGTCCCAATCCTTTTCCAGAACAAAGAGAATATTCTTGAATTGATTGAACAGATCAACAGCAGCCTAATCCAGATTGCTCACTATATCGAATCTGAAGACGAACCCGCCCTTAGTGGCCTAATTTTAAAGGCAAACCAGGTTCGATCAATATTTGAACAACGAAATATTAAAAATTAG
- the rpe gene encoding ribulose-phosphate 3-epimerase: MERIIAPSLLSADFGNLNRDIEMINRSNADWFHCDIMDGQFVPNMSFGFPIIEQVKRMAQKPLDVHLMIVDPDRYLERFKEAGADILTVHIEACTHLHRTLQRIKLLGMKAGISLNPHTAVSLLEDIVAEADMVLIMSVNPGFGGQKFIENSYSKISRLREMAEKKNQNLIIQVDGGVDLTNAARLYAAGANALVAGNAVFKASNPEEAIAGLKNA, translated from the coding sequence ATGGAAAGGATAATTGCCCCTTCGCTCCTATCGGCCGATTTCGGAAACCTAAACCGAGACATAGAAATGATTAACCGCAGCAACGCCGATTGGTTTCACTGCGATATTATGGATGGCCAGTTTGTGCCCAATATGTCGTTTGGCTTCCCAATTATTGAACAGGTAAAAAGAATGGCGCAAAAGCCGCTGGATGTTCATCTTATGATTGTGGATCCCGACCGATATTTAGAACGGTTTAAGGAGGCCGGAGCCGATATTCTTACCGTTCATATTGAGGCATGCACTCACCTGCACCGAACCCTTCAGCGCATTAAGCTGCTCGGAATGAAGGCAGGTATTTCACTTAATCCGCATACTGCGGTATCTCTTTTAGAAGATATTGTTGCCGAGGCCGATATGGTTTTGATTATGTCGGTAAACCCTGGCTTTGGAGGTCAAAAATTCATAGAGAACAGCTATTCTAAAATTTCTAGGCTTCGCGAAATGGCTGAAAAAAAGAACCAAAATCTGATAATTCAGGTAGATGGCGGCGTTGACCTCACAAACGCGGCAAGGTTATATGCTGCAGGCGCTAATGCTTTAGTGGCAGGCAATGCGGTATTTAAAGCAAGTAATCCGGAAGAGGCTATTGCCGGACTAAAAAACGCATAA
- a CDS encoding pyridoxal phosphate-dependent aminotransferase, whose translation MEISLSQRLGEVKEYYFSRKLQEIEQLMRQGIEVINLGIGNPDMPPPAQMQMRLSEVNAQNNSHGYQGYRGIQSLRIAFSNWYNLHLGVELNADNEILPLSGSKEGIMHLSMALLNPSDRVLVPNPGYPTYSIATQLAGGIPVDYNLTESNDFEPDFDELELMDLSKVKLMWVNYPHMPSGAKGNLPLFEKLVQFAKKHHILICHDNPYSFIMNDNPLSILGVEGAKEVAVELNSLSKSHNMAGWRVGILAGRSDIINAVLRFKSNMDSGMPLAVQQAATAALAVGSEWYTSLNKEYAVRNVIATKIALALNCTPSPKCQGGIFLWARIPNWVYDVESFCDEVLKQTRVFITPGTVFGSNGERYIRISLCADKATLQIALQRIETFDIHR comes from the coding sequence ATGGAAATTAGTCTTTCGCAGCGCTTAGGAGAGGTTAAAGAATACTACTTCTCCCGCAAGTTACAAGAAATAGAGCAACTTATGCGGCAAGGCATTGAGGTGATAAACCTTGGAATTGGTAACCCCGATATGCCCCCACCTGCACAAATGCAAATGCGTCTTTCTGAAGTTAACGCCCAAAATAATAGCCATGGCTACCAAGGATACAGAGGGATTCAATCACTGCGAATTGCTTTTTCCAACTGGTACAATTTGCATTTAGGTGTGGAACTAAATGCAGACAATGAGATACTACCACTGTCTGGTTCGAAAGAGGGAATTATGCATCTAAGCATGGCCTTACTCAATCCCAGCGATAGGGTACTTGTGCCAAATCCGGGCTATCCCACTTATAGTATTGCAACCCAATTGGCCGGTGGTATTCCCGTCGATTATAACCTTACAGAGAGCAACGACTTTGAGCCAGATTTTGATGAACTTGAATTGATGGATCTAAGCAAGGTAAAACTTATGTGGGTCAACTACCCGCACATGCCAAGCGGAGCAAAGGGAAACTTGCCTCTTTTCGAAAAGTTGGTGCAATTTGCTAAAAAACATCATATTTTAATCTGTCACGACAATCCTTACTCATTTATAATGAACGACAATCCCCTAAGCATTCTAGGAGTGGAAGGGGCCAAAGAAGTAGCAGTTGAACTCAACTCCCTGAGCAAATCGCACAACATGGCAGGTTGGCGTGTAGGAATACTGGCTGGACGGTCCGATATTATTAACGCCGTTCTCCGGTTCAAAAGTAATATGGATTCAGGGATGCCCTTAGCGGTACAGCAAGCAGCCACCGCAGCACTAGCGGTTGGCAGCGAATGGTATACATCACTCAACAAGGAGTATGCTGTCAGGAACGTGATTGCAACAAAAATCGCCCTTGCCCTCAATTGCACACCATCGCCTAAGTGTCAAGGAGGAATATTCCTTTGGGCTAGAATTCCCAATTGGGTTTACGATGTGGAGTCGTTCTGCGATGAGGTGTTGAAGCAAACGAGGGTTTTCATAACCCCGGGGACTGTTTTTGGCAGTAATGGAGAACGCTACATCCGCATTTCGCTCTGCGCCGACAAAGCCACCCTTCAAATTGCACTGCAACGGATTGAAACATTTGACATTCACAGATAG